A genomic window from Chitinophaga pollutisoli includes:
- a CDS encoding Gfo/Idh/MocA family oxidoreductase, whose amino-acid sequence MRPKKNTGGGSRRTFLKNALTGAAGSLALSHIPMIVPAHVISGPLAPSNRINVGAIGNGRISREHDMPGVWKHEQANVMAVCDLDSNRLQSARKLVNDYYSKKTGKAYNGTKAYENYQELLADKDIDAVIISTPDHWHVIPAVAAVRAGKDVYMQKPASLTISEGRYLSNEVHKNGRILQIGSQQRSMPQFKRACELVRNGRIGKVHTVYVGLPIDDPSQSTPEKEMPVPVGLQYDAWLGETPWAPYTLKRVHPTNDFSRPGWLRCEQFGAGMITGWGAHHFDIVNWGLGYEYTGPVEVSAKAEFPAAGSLWDVHGPFQSENIYADGVKVLASNTYPNGVKFVGSDGWIFVSRGNYAATANDPASLAKNSKALDASDPKILTSIIGENEIRLTDSKDHHGNWLESLRTRQQPITPIEVGHRACTVCLLNHTAMKLKRKLFWDPVKERFMNDDAANATLTRPQRWPYVLD is encoded by the coding sequence ATGCGACCCAAGAAAAACACCGGCGGCGGATCGCGCCGGACATTCCTCAAGAACGCCCTTACCGGAGCCGCCGGTAGCCTGGCCCTCAGCCACATTCCCATGATCGTTCCGGCACACGTTATCAGCGGCCCCCTGGCTCCGAGCAATCGTATCAACGTCGGCGCCATCGGCAACGGGCGCATCTCCCGCGAACACGACATGCCCGGCGTCTGGAAACACGAACAGGCCAACGTGATGGCCGTCTGCGACCTCGACAGCAACCGCCTGCAAAGCGCACGTAAGCTCGTCAACGATTACTATTCTAAAAAGACCGGCAAAGCGTACAACGGCACCAAAGCATACGAAAATTACCAGGAGCTCCTGGCCGATAAAGACATCGACGCCGTCATCATCTCCACGCCCGACCACTGGCATGTGATTCCCGCCGTGGCAGCCGTACGCGCGGGGAAAGACGTCTACATGCAAAAACCGGCCTCGCTCACCATTTCCGAAGGGCGCTACCTCAGCAATGAAGTGCACAAGAACGGACGCATCCTGCAGATCGGAAGCCAGCAACGATCCATGCCGCAATTCAAAAGAGCCTGCGAGCTGGTGCGCAACGGCAGGATAGGGAAAGTACACACCGTATATGTGGGCCTCCCGATTGACGATCCCTCTCAAAGTACCCCCGAAAAAGAAATGCCCGTTCCGGTGGGATTGCAATATGACGCCTGGCTCGGCGAAACGCCCTGGGCGCCTTATACCCTGAAACGCGTTCATCCTACCAACGACTTCAGCCGACCAGGTTGGCTCCGCTGTGAGCAGTTTGGCGCCGGCATGATCACCGGTTGGGGCGCGCATCACTTCGATATCGTGAACTGGGGACTGGGGTACGAATATACCGGTCCGGTGGAAGTATCCGCCAAGGCGGAGTTCCCTGCGGCAGGGAGCCTTTGGGATGTGCACGGGCCGTTCCAATCCGAAAATATTTATGCCGACGGCGTGAAGGTGCTCGCCAGCAACACATATCCCAATGGCGTGAAGTTCGTAGGCTCCGACGGATGGATCTTCGTTTCCCGCGGAAACTATGCCGCTACCGCCAACGACCCCGCGAGCCTGGCAAAAAACAGTAAAGCCCTCGACGCATCAGACCCGAAAATTCTCACTTCAATAATCGGTGAAAACGAAATCCGGCTGACCGACAGCAAAGACCACCACGGCAACTGGCTCGAATCCCTTCGCACGCGCCAACAGCCGATCACACCGATTGAAGTGGGCCACCGGGCCTGTACCGTTTGCCTCCTCAACCACACGGCCATGAAACTGAAGCGCAAACTTTTCTGGGACCCCGTAAAAGAAAGGTTCATGAACGATGATGCCGCCAATGCAACGCTAACGCGGCCGCAAAGATGGCCTTATGTACTGGATTAA